From a single Arachnia propionica genomic region:
- a CDS encoding alpha/beta hydrolase family protein: MEVDDATLMQLLEEHGQDITTLENQNGEGGRDLGEQRDAGGEVVPLAGGWLRLAAGDGGDLVGQFISDPVEQHPVGAPVVTGENDIEELPGWVTGRRDLSMELGWWCRLLGDPERERYAVAVHRWGDPEPELVLVGLYPDVALCQADKPVVVFVEPHPNEPGRARARLLPVTTTRLDDPPRVLAEGPAGGVSIKACSVRRFVKVGHGVRSNRIWQIFDLTAPQLQPIAMPESVHDPDLFDVAPLEDGYVLIHAVNDAHQWRIEASHISDGQVQNRWRVAAGQGKLHHLIGAHEAVLARISQTQGTCHTEDLLWIALTPATTAEPRRLLTTPGMFQLTPSPGATSTGFVIAEMIVGTPPTTWYLDGTGQVLNPTNRQPRPVIQATRERITSPDGYQFDLDIRWHGDSATFHGPVIVMVYGAYGLDIDLDADPELGHWLNRGYAVATPHVRGGGDPQRHHAGSQDRRDRSLTDTVTAIQWLRSGRGAATATTICVIGASAGGFLTASLLADHTTHIDAAVIVNGYIDPLESLLHHPSLTEQADHDEWGDPQHNPHHRHTLEKLSPLRKLTTTPPPTLIAISAKDTRVNPRQGLTWTLHTRTLGGHTTLWYDPNGTHNTGTRVDTKHLINWVTNTLEQQ; the protein is encoded by the coding sequence ATGGAGGTTGATGACGCCACACTCATGCAGTTGTTGGAAGAACACGGCCAAGACATCACCACACTCGAGAACCAGAACGGTGAGGGTGGGCGCGACTTGGGTGAGCAGCGGGATGCTGGTGGTGAGGTGGTGCCGTTGGCTGGGGGCTGGTTACGTCTGGCCGCGGGGGATGGTGGGGACCTGGTAGGGCAGTTCATCTCGGATCCGGTGGAGCAGCATCCGGTTGGTGCCCCTGTGGTTACCGGGGAAAACGACATCGAGGAGCTGCCGGGCTGGGTGACGGGCAGGCGTGACCTGTCGATGGAATTGGGGTGGTGGTGTCGTCTTCTGGGCGACCCTGAGCGGGAACGCTACGCGGTGGCGGTTCACCGGTGGGGTGATCCAGAACCCGAACTCGTACTGGTGGGACTGTACCCTGACGTGGCGCTGTGTCAGGCAGACAAACCGGTTGTGGTGTTCGTGGAACCGCATCCCAACGAGCCGGGCAGGGCCAGGGCCCGCCTGCTACCGGTCACCACGACCCGTCTGGATGATCCTCCGCGGGTACTTGCCGAGGGACCCGCCGGTGGGGTCAGCATCAAAGCGTGTTCCGTGCGGCGTTTCGTCAAAGTCGGTCACGGTGTTCGCAGTAACAGAATCTGGCAGATCTTCGACCTCACCGCCCCGCAGCTGCAGCCCATTGCCATGCCAGAGTCGGTGCATGATCCCGACCTGTTCGATGTCGCCCCCCTGGAGGACGGGTATGTGCTCATCCACGCGGTCAATGACGCTCACCAGTGGCGTATCGAGGCCAGCCACATCAGCGACGGCCAGGTACAGAATCGGTGGCGGGTGGCGGCCGGGCAGGGAAAACTCCACCACCTCATCGGTGCCCATGAAGCCGTACTCGCGCGTATCAGCCAGACACAGGGCACCTGTCACACCGAGGACCTGCTGTGGATAGCGTTGACACCCGCAACCACCGCTGAGCCCCGCAGGCTGCTCACTACCCCAGGAATGTTCCAGCTGACCCCAAGCCCCGGCGCAACCTCTACCGGGTTCGTCATCGCCGAAATGATCGTGGGAACACCCCCCACCACCTGGTACCTCGACGGCACCGGACAAGTACTCAACCCCACGAACCGGCAACCCCGACCAGTCATCCAGGCCACACGAGAACGCATCACATCCCCCGACGGATACCAGTTCGACCTCGACATCCGATGGCACGGAGACTCGGCCACCTTCCACGGACCAGTCATCGTCATGGTCTACGGAGCCTACGGACTCGACATCGACCTCGACGCCGACCCGGAACTCGGTCACTGGCTAAACCGCGGCTACGCCGTAGCAACCCCCCACGTCCGAGGAGGAGGAGACCCCCAACGCCACCACGCCGGCTCCCAAGACAGACGCGACCGCTCCCTCACCGACACCGTCACAGCAATTCAATGGCTACGCTCCGGACGAGGAGCAGCAACCGCCACCACAATATGCGTCATCGGCGCATCAGCCGGAGGATTCCTCACCGCATCCCTCCTCGCCGACCACACAACACACATCGACGCCGCCGTGATCGTCAACGGCTACATAGACCCCCTCGAATCACTCCTCCACCACCCCTCACTCACCGAACAAGCCGACCACGACGAATGGGGCGACCCCCAACACAACCCCCACCACCGACACACCCTCGAGAAACTCTCCCCCCTACGCAAACTCACCACCACCCCACCACCAACCCTGATAGCCATCTCCGCCAAAGACACCCGCGTCAACCCCCGCCAAGGACTCACCTGGACACTCCACACCCGAACACTCGGCGGACACACCACCCTCTGGTACGACCCCAACGGCACCCACAACACCGGCACCCGCGTGGACACGAAACATCTGATCAACTGGGTCACCAACACACTCGAACAACAATAA
- a CDS encoding DUF222 domain-containing protein: protein MFEMVPGCVTEAFAALDEANRHARAAEVAAVVAVAKAAELYEVDQEAVFEGMERVIFPGHAGTPGVGEFLAAEIAGILGISTGSALQRIADVLDVRFRFPRLWEAFLGGELRWWQVVDVTNRAAVLGVKAVEWLDRQLAWAMKVWSWQRILKHIDRWIVEADPAVAAERAEAERHRRDVEVSGITDGHCTIWGIVDAADGVAFDHALTAVARTLPAEEGDMRQRRAAAVGVLARRVSGQDALPAATVVVHVNATDPALGLVEPTDGAGGIAGSSPVASGAAVVERWGALLTARIPEFLAGSRVTVRPVVDPWAISPETPHHPSVSLRTAVETLMPHDVFPYGATPSRSCDLDHTIPYADDGGPGQTRWGNLGPLSRFTHRVKTHGGWHLTQPEPGIFHWISPAGYQYLVAAQGTIRIASPPPRPREPEPPPGWEEPPPAEAERSLETEAWATAAWILAT from the coding sequence ATGTTCGAGATGGTTCCCGGGTGTGTGACAGAGGCTTTTGCCGCGCTTGATGAGGCGAATCGCCATGCCCGGGCCGCCGAGGTCGCCGCGGTGGTGGCCGTGGCGAAGGCCGCCGAACTCTACGAGGTTGATCAGGAAGCGGTGTTCGAGGGGATGGAGCGCGTGATCTTTCCCGGTCACGCGGGCACCCCCGGGGTGGGGGAGTTCCTCGCCGCCGAGATTGCCGGGATCCTCGGGATCTCCACCGGTTCGGCGCTGCAGAGGATCGCCGACGTGCTGGATGTGCGCTTCAGGTTCCCGCGGCTGTGGGAGGCCTTCCTGGGCGGGGAGCTGCGGTGGTGGCAGGTGGTTGACGTCACCAACCGGGCCGCCGTGCTGGGCGTGAAGGCGGTGGAGTGGCTGGATCGGCAGCTCGCCTGGGCGATGAAGGTCTGGTCGTGGCAGCGGATCCTCAAGCACATTGATCGGTGGATCGTGGAGGCCGATCCCGCGGTCGCCGCGGAGCGGGCCGAGGCGGAACGCCACCGCCGGGACGTGGAGGTCTCCGGGATCACCGACGGGCACTGCACGATCTGGGGCATCGTGGACGCCGCCGACGGCGTCGCGTTCGATCACGCCCTCACCGCCGTCGCCCGGACCTTGCCCGCCGAGGAGGGCGACATGAGGCAGCGGCGCGCCGCCGCGGTCGGTGTTCTGGCCCGGCGGGTGAGCGGTCAGGACGCGCTGCCCGCGGCCACCGTGGTGGTGCACGTGAACGCCACCGACCCCGCCCTCGGGCTCGTGGAGCCGACGGATGGGGCCGGTGGGATCGCAGGTTCGAGTCCTGTCGCATCGGGTGCCGCCGTGGTGGAGCGCTGGGGTGCTCTCCTGACCGCTCGGATCCCCGAGTTCCTGGCCGGTTCGCGGGTGACGGTCCGGCCCGTCGTGGATCCCTGGGCCATCAGCCCCGAGACCCCACACCATCCTTCTGTGTCGCTGCGCACGGCGGTCGAAACCCTCATGCCGCACGACGTGTTCCCCTACGGGGCGACGCCGTCACGGAGCTGCGACCTGGACCACACCATCCCCTACGCCGACGACGGCGGTCCGGGCCAGACCAGGTGGGGAAACCTCGGGCCGTTGTCGAGATTCACGCACCGGGTGAAAACCCACGGCGGCTGGCACCTGACCCAACCCGAACCGGGCATCTTCCACTGGATCTCCCCGGCCGGATACCAGTACCTGGTCGCCGCGCAGGGAACCATCCGCATCGCATCCCCGCCGCCCCGGCCCCGGGAACCCGAACCCCCGCCCGGCTGGGAGGAACCGCCCCCAGCAGAGGCGGAGCGGTCGCTGGAAACCGAGGCCTGGGCCACCGCGGCATGGATCCTCGCCACCTGA